Genomic segment of Antricoccus suffuscus:
TCGAGACCAAGGACGACGAACCTCTGGTGCTGCACCCCGGTGAGTTCGTGCTGGGCTCGACGCTCGAGGTCATCTCGCTCGCCGACGACCTGGCCGGGCGGCTGGAAGGCAAGTCCAGCCTCGGCCGGCTCGGGCTGCTGACGCACTCGACCGCCGGCTTCATCGACCCGGGGTTCTCGGGCCACATCACGCTTGAGCTGTCCAACATGGCCAACCTGCCCATCACCCTGTGGCCGGGCATGAAGATCGGCCAGCTGTGCCTGTTCCAGCTGACCAGCCCCTCGGAGCACCCCTACGGTTCGGAAATCTACGGTTCGCGCTACCAAGGTCAGCGCGGCCCAACTCCGTCCCGGTCGTGGATGAATTTCCGCCGCTGGCCCACCGGCTCAGAGCCCGAGTAGGCGGTACTCGG
This window contains:
- the dcd gene encoding dCTP deaminase, yielding MLLSDRDIRVRLEDGGLGLDPFDEALVQPSSVDVRLDRFFRVFNNQRYTHIDPAQQQDDLTSPVETKDDEPLVLHPGEFVLGSTLEVISLADDLAGRLEGKSSLGRLGLLTHSTAGFIDPGFSGHITLELSNMANLPITLWPGMKIGQLCLFQLTSPSEHPYGSEIYGSRYQGQRGPTPSRSWMNFRRWPTGSEPE